From the genome of Bacteroidetes bacterium SB0662_bin_6, one region includes:
- a CDS encoding sugar phosphate isomerase/epimerase, whose product MDRRHFLGMLGAASGGVAALASAVPGFTVASSRVTTHSSARTSMPAIYKAVKYDMVRVEGSVQDKFMLLAELGFDGVEMGSPNDLVQEEVVAASRTVGLPIHGIVDMVHWNKTLSDPDPAVREEGLEGLRIALQDAAAYGASTVLLVPAVVQENVSYDDAWQRSQAEIRKVLPEASSLGIRIAIENVWNNFLMSPLEFARYIDEFESDWVGAYFDIGNVITFGWPEHWIRILGDRILKLDVKEFSRRKRNEEGMYDGFNVPLGEGDVNWPAVREHLAAIGFTGWATAEIPGGDRERLEEIAWRMDRVLYPS is encoded by the coding sequence ATGGACCGACGACATTTTCTGGGTATGCTGGGAGCCGCCTCGGGGGGCGTCGCAGCCCTTGCCAGCGCCGTTCCCGGCTTCACGGTCGCATCATCCCGTGTCACCACGCATTCGTCTGCCCGTACATCCATGCCGGCTATCTATAAAGCCGTCAAGTACGACATGGTGCGTGTGGAGGGCTCCGTGCAGGACAAATTCATGCTGCTTGCGGAACTGGGATTCGATGGGGTGGAGATGGGCAGTCCGAACGATCTGGTGCAGGAAGAAGTGGTTGCGGCTTCCCGTACCGTCGGACTGCCGATTCACGGGATAGTGGACATGGTGCACTGGAACAAGACCCTGTCGGATCCGGATCCGGCTGTCCGGGAAGAAGGACTGGAAGGACTCCGTATCGCGCTCCAGGATGCAGCCGCCTACGGAGCTTCCACGGTGTTGCTTGTCCCCGCCGTCGTCCAGGAAAACGTTTCCTACGACGATGCATGGCAGCGGTCGCAGGCCGAAATTCGCAAGGTTTTGCCGGAAGCCAGCTCATTGGGCATTCGTATCGCTATCGAGAACGTCTGGAATAATTTCCTGATGAGCCCGCTCGAATTTGCCCGGTACATCGACGAATTCGAAAGCGATTGGGTCGGGGCGTATTTCGATATCGGCAACGTGATCACGTTCGGCTGGCCGGAGCACTGGATTCGCATTCTCGGCGACCGCATTCTCAAGCTGGACGTGAAGGAGTTCAGCCGTCGGAAGCGCAATGAGGAAGGGATGTACGACGGTTTCAACGTTCCGCTCGGCGAAGGAGACGTCAACTGGCCTGCTGTTCGGGAGCACCTCGCAGCCATTGGTTTTACCGGCTGGGCCACAGCGGAAATTCCGGGAGGGGATCGAGAGCGCCTCGAAGAAATCGCCTGGCGTATGGACCGGGTGCTGTACCCGTCGTGA